The Oleidesulfovibrio alaskensis DSM 16109 genome includes the window AGCTACCTCCGTCACAGCCAAAAAACGTGCATGACGCACTGCATCACTAGCGTGTGAATACGGCGTAGCCAGATACACCAACCGTATTTCAGTGGTGGCCTGCTCACTCATCCCTGCAGCCCCTCTCTGTATTTCGTTATTGTCTGGTCTAGTTCCTGCACAGCTTCGGCGTGCAACGCCTCTACAGTGCGCGGGTCTTCGCCGTTCATCATGGCCTTGTGCAGCGCTACCAGTGCTGGCAAATCATCAAGGCACTCTTCTGCCAATGTGGGCTTGTCCGGCTCTGCAACAGCATTGGGTATGCAATGCATCCCAAGCGGTTCCGCCATACTGTCCACCATTGCCCGTGCCAGTTCTTTGCCCTGCCCACCCTGATCAGAA containing:
- a CDS encoding DUF1937 family protein, which produces MSEQATTEIRLVYLATPYSHASDAVRHARFLAVTEVAARMWRAGLGVYSPIIGRAGVGMAA